Proteins encoded in a region of the Quercus lobata isolate SW786 chromosome 8, ValleyOak3.0 Primary Assembly, whole genome shotgun sequence genome:
- the LOC115957504 gene encoding uncharacterized protein LOC115957504 has translation MWALSQTIPSLSHHTISPKLLPLPLTISANSHPRRHQSKPPRNDAVPTKDIKGLGHTILEVTEVNSTTPNPISKQQKQEDEGRQISGSDVLRALQRAAAQKNEFSKSKKMKSKKMKKNAVGVSSSVEEDSLDYSKVRPLCIKSEWGVRLVELEKRLQELSDTHS, from the coding sequence ATGTGGGCTCTCTCCCAAACCATACCGTCTCTTTCCCACCACACCATCTCACCCAAGCTTCTTCCTCTCCCTCTCACCATCTCAGCCAACTCTCACCCACGGCGCCACCAATCAAAACCACCAAGAAACGACGCCGTCCCCACCAAAGACATCAAAGGCCTAGGCCACACCATCCTCGAAGTCACAGAAGTTAATTCAACTACCCCCAATCCCAtctcaaaacaacaaaaacaagaagacgAGGGAAGGCAGATTAGTGGGTCAGATGTGCTTCGGGCTCTTCAGAGAGCCGCTGCTCAGAAAAACGAGTTCAGTAAAAGTAAGAAAATGAAGAgtaagaagatgaagaagaatgCTGTGGGGGTATCATCCTCTGTGGAAGAGGATAGTCTGGATTATAGTAAAGTGAGGCCCTTGTGCATTAAGAGTGAGTGGGGTGTGAGGTTGGTTGAGTTGGAGAAGCGCCTTCAGGAGCTTTCTGATACCCATTCATAA